A window of the Halopseudomonas phragmitis genome harbors these coding sequences:
- a CDS encoding SDR family oxidoreductase, protein MSQPVALITGCSTGIGQALANVCLDEGYQVWATARRPETLAPLVERGAIVVELDVNDASQINACAERLRQQAGRLDLLINNAGYGAMGPVLDADRDTLLKQFDTNVFAPIQLVRATADLLREAKGLIVNIGSVSGVTTTPFSGVYCASKAALHALSDALRLELHPFGIKVLTVQPGAIASDFGNNATAAITMDESSWFKPWEKAVQARAKASQKSTSTSALDFSRELMSYIKNPLRPEVALIGTSSRSMVRMKRWLPTSILDKQLRKRFGLDNSAS, encoded by the coding sequence ATGAGCCAACCCGTTGCATTGATCACCGGCTGCTCCACCGGCATTGGCCAGGCCCTGGCCAATGTCTGCCTCGATGAAGGCTATCAGGTCTGGGCCACCGCTCGCCGCCCGGAAACTCTGGCGCCACTGGTCGAGCGCGGCGCGATTGTCGTCGAACTTGATGTCAATGACGCCAGCCAGATTAACGCCTGCGCCGAACGCCTGCGCCAGCAGGCCGGACGTCTGGACCTGCTGATCAACAATGCCGGTTATGGTGCCATGGGGCCGGTTCTGGATGCCGACCGCGACACCTTGCTCAAGCAGTTCGATACCAATGTCTTCGCCCCGATCCAGTTGGTACGGGCCACTGCTGACCTACTGCGCGAGGCCAAGGGCCTGATCGTCAACATCGGCAGCGTCTCAGGGGTAACCACCACCCCGTTCTCTGGGGTCTACTGTGCGTCCAAGGCCGCGCTGCATGCGCTGTCTGACGCCCTGCGCCTGGAACTGCACCCGTTCGGTATCAAGGTGTTGACCGTGCAGCCAGGGGCAATCGCCTCGGACTTCGGCAATAACGCCACAGCCGCCATCACCATGGACGAAAGCTCCTGGTTCAAACCCTGGGAGAAGGCCGTGCAGGCACGGGCCAAGGCTTCGCAGAAGTCAACCTCGACCTCGGCGCTGGATTTCTCCCGAGAACTGATGAGCTATATCAAGAATCCGCTGCGCCCGGAAGTCGCGCTGATCGGCACCAGCAGCCGCAGCATGGTCCGGATGAAGCGCTGGCTACCAACCTCGATTCTCGACAAACAGTTGCGCAAGCGCTTCGGCCTGGACAACAGCGCCAGCTGA
- a CDS encoding TatD family hydrolase produces MNYIDTHTHLDFPDFDPDREQVLADSRRLGVRRLLVMGVYRDNWERLWTLVQAHPQLYAAFGLHPIYLEQHRPEHLKELRTWLERLSGHPKCCAVGEIGLDYFISELDRERQQELFEAQLQLAAEFELPVLLHVRRAHAATIATLKRWRLKRAGIIHAFAGSREEAREYIKLGFKLGLGGAATWPQAQRLRRVVTELPREALVLETDAPDMAPSFQAHQRNSPQWLPEIARQLAELRGESAEEFANACLHNSCELFGWPATPMPSG; encoded by the coding sequence ATGAACTACATCGACACTCACACTCATCTGGACTTCCCCGACTTCGATCCGGATCGCGAGCAGGTGCTGGCCGATAGCCGGCGCCTGGGGGTGCGGCGCTTGCTGGTGATGGGGGTCTATCGCGACAACTGGGAGCGCTTGTGGACGCTGGTGCAAGCGCACCCGCAGCTATATGCCGCCTTCGGCCTGCATCCGATCTATCTGGAGCAGCACCGCCCCGAGCATCTGAAGGAGCTGCGTACCTGGCTGGAGCGCCTGAGCGGGCACCCCAAGTGTTGCGCCGTCGGTGAAATCGGGCTCGACTACTTCATCAGCGAGCTGGACCGCGAGCGCCAGCAAGAGCTGTTCGAAGCCCAACTGCAACTGGCCGCCGAGTTCGAGTTACCGGTACTGCTGCATGTGCGCCGGGCCCATGCCGCGACCATCGCTACTCTCAAGCGCTGGCGACTCAAGCGTGCTGGCATCATCCACGCCTTTGCCGGCAGCCGCGAGGAAGCGCGTGAATATATCAAGCTTGGCTTCAAGCTCGGCCTGGGCGGCGCCGCTACCTGGCCCCAGGCCCAGCGGCTGCGCCGGGTCGTTACCGAATTACCGCGCGAGGCGCTGGTACTGGAGACCGATGCCCCGGACATGGCTCCCAGCTTTCAGGCCCATCAACGCAACAGCCCGCAGTGGCTGCCCGAAATCGCCCGACAGTTGGCCGAACTGCGCGGCGAATCAGCAGAAGAGTTCGCCAACGCCTGCCTGCATAACAGTTGTGAATTATTCGGCTGGCCGGCCACGCCAATGCCCTCAGGCTAA
- a CDS encoding alginate export family protein → MSIYFQTPRKTLLSLAVLLAGASSAAHADSPSLWEALTEGKAGLDLRYRYERVDQDNFDRNAHASTLRTRLNYATGTWQGLGAFVEFDNVSVLGEQRYNDASLRPSAKTQYPVVADPKGTEVNQAFLSYAGLSDTLFKYGRQRIIYDNARFIGNVGWRQNEQTFDAFTVVNRSLSDTTLSYAYLDKVHRIFGKDSPRGEIDMKSHLLNASYSGFGLGTLTAYGYFLEDQDTPASSSATKGLRFTGGYQLAESSKLLYTLEWARQDDYQDSQDINARYKFAELGLQYAGVTGRAGYEVLGVKDSAFSTPLATAHAFNGWADVFLVTPANGLRDRHVKLAGSVYGVGLMAAYHDFKSDRGSIDYGSEVNLQASKAIGKVNLTAKYARYSADDFFVDTEKFWLMGQVAF, encoded by the coding sequence ATGAGCATCTATTTTCAAACACCACGCAAAACCCTCTTGAGCCTGGCCGTGCTGCTGGCCGGTGCCAGTTCGGCAGCTCACGCTGACAGTCCGTCGCTGTGGGAGGCGCTGACCGAGGGCAAGGCCGGGCTGGATCTGCGCTATCGCTATGAGCGGGTCGATCAGGACAATTTTGATCGTAACGCCCATGCCTCGACTTTGCGTACCCGGCTCAACTACGCCACCGGCACCTGGCAGGGGCTGGGAGCCTTTGTCGAGTTCGATAATGTCAGTGTGCTGGGTGAGCAGCGCTACAACGATGCGAGCCTGCGTCCGAGCGCCAAGACCCAGTACCCGGTGGTTGCTGACCCCAAGGGCACCGAGGTTAATCAGGCCTTTCTCAGCTATGCCGGGCTGAGCGATACGCTGTTCAAGTACGGTCGCCAGCGGATTATCTATGACAATGCCCGGTTCATTGGCAACGTTGGCTGGCGCCAGAACGAGCAGACCTTCGACGCCTTTACCGTGGTCAACCGTTCGCTGTCCGACACCACGCTGTCCTACGCCTATCTCGACAAGGTGCACCGGATCTTCGGCAAGGACTCGCCGCGTGGTGAGATCGACATGAAGTCCCACCTGCTCAATGCTTCCTACAGCGGGTTTGGGCTGGGCACCCTGACCGCCTACGGTTACTTCCTGGAAGATCAGGATACGCCAGCCAGTTCCAGCGCTACCAAGGGCCTGCGTTTCACCGGTGGCTACCAGCTCGCCGAGAGCAGCAAGCTGCTCTATACCCTGGAGTGGGCGCGTCAGGACGACTATCAGGACAGTCAGGATATCAATGCCCGCTACAAGTTTGCCGAGCTGGGGTTGCAGTATGCCGGGGTCACTGGACGGGCCGGTTATGAGGTCCTGGGCGTCAAGGACAGTGCCTTCAGCACCCCGCTGGCCACTGCCCACGCCTTCAATGGCTGGGCGGACGTGTTCCTGGTCACACCGGCCAACGGCCTGCGCGACCGCCATGTGAAACTGGCCGGTTCAGTCTACGGCGTGGGGCTGATGGCGGCCTATCATGACTTCAAGTCCGATCGCGGCAGCATCGACTACGGCAGCGAGGTCAACCTGCAGGCGAGCAAGGCCATCGGCAAGGTCAATCTGACCGCCAAGTATGCGCGCTATTCGGCGGATGACTTCTTTGTCGATACCGAGAAGTTCTGGTTGATGGGGCAGGTGGCGTTCTAG
- a CDS encoding peptide chain release factor 3: MSNAIAKEVAKRRTFAIISHPDAGKTTITERLLLMGQAINVAGTVKARKSDRHATSDWMAMEKQRGISVSTSVMQFPYRECMINLLDTPGHEDFSEDTYRTLTAVDSALMVLDGGKGVEPRTIALMEVCRLRDTPIVSFVNKLDRDIRDPIELLDEIEAVLNIKAAPITWPIGCYRDFKGVYHLQGDYIIVYQPGHGHERTEQQRIQGLDSAEARDYLGDDYDNFVEELELVQGACHSFEPEAFLKGEMTPVFFGTALGNFGVDQVLDAVVDWAPAPLPRPANERQVEATEAPFTGFIFKIQANMDPKHRDRIAFMRICSGHYEKGMKLHQVRTGKDVRIADALTFFAAEREHLEEAWAGDIIGLHNHGTIQIGDTFTEGEKLGFTGIPHFAPELFRRVRLKDPLKSKQLRQGLQELAEEGATQVFFPERNNDIILGAVGVLQFDVVASRLKEEYKVECLYEPINVWSARWIESDDKKKLEEFRNKAVENLAVDGGGHLTYLAPTRVNLSLTEERWPDIRFRATREHH; this comes from the coding sequence ATGTCCAACGCCATCGCCAAAGAAGTCGCCAAGCGCCGTACCTTCGCCATCATCTCGCACCCGGATGCGGGTAAAACCACCATCACCGAACGGCTGCTGCTGATGGGCCAGGCGATCAACGTCGCCGGTACGGTCAAGGCGCGCAAATCCGACCGCCATGCCACTTCCGACTGGATGGCGATGGAGAAGCAGCGCGGTATCTCGGTCAGCACCTCGGTGATGCAGTTCCCCTACCGCGAGTGCATGATCAACCTGCTCGACACCCCCGGTCACGAGGACTTTTCGGAAGACACCTACCGTACCCTGACTGCGGTCGACTCGGCGTTGATGGTGCTCGACGGCGGTAAAGGGGTCGAGCCACGGACCATCGCCCTGATGGAAGTCTGCCGACTGCGCGACACCCCGATCGTCAGCTTCGTCAACAAGCTCGACCGCGATATCCGCGACCCTATCGAACTGCTCGACGAGATCGAGGCGGTACTCAACATCAAGGCCGCACCGATCACCTGGCCAATCGGCTGCTACAGGGATTTCAAGGGTGTCTATCACCTGCAGGGCGACTACATCATCGTCTACCAGCCTGGCCACGGCCATGAGCGTACCGAGCAGCAGCGGATTCAGGGGTTGGACTCGGCCGAGGCTCGCGACTATCTGGGCGATGACTACGACAACTTCGTTGAAGAACTGGAGCTGGTGCAGGGCGCCTGCCACAGTTTCGAGCCCGAGGCCTTTCTCAAGGGCGAGATGACCCCGGTATTCTTCGGTACCGCACTGGGCAACTTCGGTGTCGATCAGGTGCTGGACGCGGTTGTCGACTGGGCGCCGGCGCCGCTGCCGCGGCCGGCCAACGAGCGCCAGGTGGAAGCCACCGAGGCCCCATTCACCGGCTTTATCTTCAAGATCCAGGCCAACATGGATCCCAAGCACCGCGACCGGATTGCCTTCATGCGCATCTGTTCCGGCCACTACGAAAAGGGCATGAAGCTGCACCAGGTACGCACCGGTAAGGATGTCCGGATTGCCGACGCCCTGACCTTCTTCGCGGCCGAGCGCGAGCATCTTGAAGAGGCCTGGGCCGGCGATATCATCGGCCTGCACAACCACGGCACCATCCAGATCGGCGACACCTTCACCGAGGGTGAAAAGCTCGGTTTCACCGGCATCCCGCACTTCGCCCCGGAGCTGTTCCGCCGGGTACGGCTGAAAGACCCGCTGAAATCCAAGCAGTTGCGTCAGGGGCTGCAGGAACTGGCCGAGGAAGGTGCGACCCAGGTGTTCTTCCCCGAGCGCAACAACGACATCATTCTCGGCGCGGTCGGGGTTCTGCAGTTCGATGTGGTCGCCAGCCGGCTGAAGGAAGAGTACAAGGTCGAGTGTCTGTACGAGCCGATCAACGTCTGGTCAGCACGCTGGATCGAGTCGGACGACAAGAAGAAACTTGAGGAGTTTCGCAACAAGGCGGTTGAGAACCTGGCAGTGGATGGCGGCGGTCACCTGACCTACCTGGCCCCGACCCGGGTCAACCTGAGCCTGACCGAAGAACGCTGGCCGGACATCCGCTTCCGCGCTACTCGCGAGCATCACTGA
- a CDS encoding adenosine deaminase — MPHSLLSLAERMPKAELHLHIEGSLEPELVFQLAERNQVKLAYADIDSLRAAYAFSNLQDFLDVYYAGMSVLLTEQDFFDLTWAYLTRVQQDNVVHVEIFFDPQAHLERGVGLDVQIGGIRRALEQGKRELGISFRLILSFLRHLSEDSALETLELAQPFAEQIDGFGLDSSERGHPPSKFARVFARCQQLGYKITVHAGEEGPPEYVWEALDLLKVDRIDHGNRALEDDALVRRLAADGLTLTVCPLSNLKLCVVDDLRQHPILRMLDLGLKATVNSDDPAYFGGYIGDNYRALIEHLPLTREQLYQLGRNAFEGAWLDEPSKQRHLQRLEQVFAETSN, encoded by the coding sequence ATGCCCCACTCTCTCCTGTCACTGGCCGAACGCATGCCCAAGGCCGAACTGCACCTGCATATCGAGGGCAGTCTGGAGCCTGAACTGGTGTTCCAACTGGCCGAGCGCAACCAGGTCAAACTGGCCTATGCCGATATCGACAGCCTGCGTGCAGCCTATGCGTTCAGCAATCTGCAGGACTTTCTCGATGTCTATTACGCTGGCATGTCGGTACTGCTGACCGAGCAGGATTTCTTCGACCTGACCTGGGCCTATTTGACCCGCGTGCAACAAGACAACGTGGTGCACGTGGAGATTTTCTTCGACCCGCAGGCGCACCTGGAGCGTGGCGTCGGTCTGGACGTGCAGATTGGTGGCATCCGTCGGGCCCTGGAACAGGGCAAGCGCGAACTGGGCATCAGCTTCCGGTTGATCCTGTCGTTCCTGCGTCATCTGAGCGAAGACAGCGCCCTCGAAACTCTGGAACTGGCCCAGCCGTTCGCTGAGCAGATCGACGGCTTTGGCCTCGACTCCTCCGAACGCGGGCATCCGCCGAGCAAATTCGCCCGGGTGTTCGCCCGCTGCCAGCAACTGGGTTACAAGATCACCGTGCACGCCGGTGAGGAAGGCCCGCCCGAGTATGTCTGGGAGGCCCTGGACCTGCTCAAGGTTGACCGCATCGACCACGGCAACCGGGCACTGGAAGATGACGCACTGGTACGCCGGCTGGCCGCCGATGGCCTGACCCTGACCGTCTGCCCGCTCTCCAATCTCAAGCTGTGTGTAGTCGACGACCTGCGCCAGCACCCGATCCTGCGCATGCTCGATCTGGGCCTGAAGGCCACGGTCAACTCCGACGACCCGGCCTACTTCGGCGGTTATATCGGCGACAACTACCGGGCTCTGATCGAGCACCTGCCGCTAACCCGCGAGCAACTGTACCAGCTTGGGCGCAACGCCTTCGAGGGCGCCTGGCTCGATGAGCCAAGCAAACAGCGCCACCTGCAACGCCTGGAGCAAGTGTTCGCTGAGACGAGCAATTGA
- a CDS encoding CmpA/NrtA family ABC transporter substrate-binding protein, which yields MSHAGNRAHPGLATIGRRLATALLGVGLLSSALAQAAGPLEKEDLKFGFIKLTDMAPLAIAYERGYFEDEGLFVTLEAQANWKVLLDRVIDGELDGAHMLAGQPIGATIGFGTEAHVVTAFSMDLNGNAITVSNEVWEAMKPHIPHENGKPVHPIKADYLKPVVEGFRDRGQRFQMGMVFPVSTHNYELRYWLAAGGIHPGYYAPHKGDTSGQLDAEVLLSVTPPPQMPATLQAGTIHGYCVGEPWNQQAVFMGIGVPVITNYEIWRNNPEKVFGVSNSWAEQHPNTHIAVVKALIRAAHWLDADNNANRAEAVKILAQPHYVGADEAVIANSMTGTFEYEKGDKREVPDFNVFFRHHATYPYYSDAIWFLTQMRRWGQIPEHKPDSWYLDMAKKVYRPEVYRQAAEALIAEGKLPASVFPDFATEDGMRAPQSEFIDGVVFDGRTPNDYLNSLTIGLKGEQKL from the coding sequence ATGTCACATGCAGGTAATCGGGCACACCCGGGGTTGGCGACCATTGGTCGGCGACTGGCGACGGCGTTGCTGGGGGTCGGACTGTTGAGCAGCGCACTGGCCCAGGCTGCCGGGCCGCTGGAGAAAGAAGATCTGAAGTTCGGCTTTATCAAGCTGACCGATATGGCGCCGCTGGCGATTGCCTACGAGCGCGGATATTTCGAGGATGAAGGGCTGTTCGTAACCCTCGAGGCTCAGGCCAACTGGAAGGTGTTGCTCGACCGAGTGATCGATGGCGAACTGGACGGTGCGCACATGTTGGCCGGCCAGCCGATTGGCGCAACCATTGGCTTTGGTACCGAGGCCCATGTGGTTACCGCCTTTTCCATGGATCTCAACGGTAATGCGATCACTGTTTCCAACGAAGTCTGGGAGGCGATGAAACCGCATATTCCGCACGAGAACGGCAAGCCGGTACATCCGATCAAGGCTGACTACCTCAAGCCGGTAGTCGAGGGTTTCCGCGATCGCGGGCAGCGCTTCCAGATGGGCATGGTGTTCCCGGTCTCGACCCACAACTACGAGCTGCGTTATTGGCTGGCTGCTGGCGGTATTCATCCCGGCTATTACGCCCCGCACAAAGGTGATACTTCCGGCCAGCTGGATGCCGAGGTGCTGCTCTCGGTTACCCCGCCGCCGCAGATGCCGGCCACGCTTCAGGCCGGCACTATTCATGGCTACTGCGTTGGTGAGCCGTGGAACCAGCAAGCGGTGTTCATGGGCATCGGGGTGCCGGTGATCACCAACTACGAGATCTGGCGCAACAACCCGGAGAAGGTGTTCGGGGTCAGCAACAGCTGGGCCGAACAGCATCCCAACACCCACATTGCCGTGGTCAAGGCGCTGATCCGGGCCGCCCACTGGTTGGATGCCGACAATAACGCCAACCGCGCCGAGGCGGTGAAGATCCTGGCCCAGCCGCACTATGTCGGCGCGGACGAGGCGGTAATCGCCAACTCGATGACCGGCACCTTCGAATACGAGAAGGGTGATAAGCGCGAGGTGCCGGACTTCAACGTGTTCTTCCGTCACCACGCGACCTATCCCTATTACTCCGATGCCATCTGGTTCCTGACCCAGATGCGCCGTTGGGGCCAGATCCCCGAGCACAAGCCTGACAGCTGGTATCTGGACATGGCCAAGAAAGTCTATCGCCCGGAAGTCTACCGCCAGGCCGCCGAGGCGTTGATCGCCGAAGGCAAGCTGCCGGCCTCGGTGTTCCCTGACTTCGCCACGGAAGACGGCATGCGGGCGCCGCAGAGCGAGTTTATCGACGGTGTGGTGTTCGATGGCCGAACCCCCAACGACTACCTCAACAGCCTGACGATCGGACTCAAGGGCGAGCAGAAACTCTGA
- a CDS encoding ABC transporter permease, whose product MTNRLIHYLEMTGFTWMVPVVRLVRGENLREQLGELFNRVGLPLLAIAIFLLLWSALAAQVKTSLGDLPGPVQVWEQAGNLYAEHQAERGRERAFLERQVERNARLLEADPNAEVRWRSYTGKPTFVDQIFTSLKTVFAGFVLASLIAIPIGVACGLSPRLYGAISPLVQVLKPVSPLAWLPIVTMVVSAVYVSDDPWFQRSFVTSAITVMLCSLWPTLINTAVAVASIDRDWINVGRVIRLPLATRIFKIAIPAALPMMFTGLRISLGIGWMVLIAAEMLAQNPGLGKFIWDEFQNGSSNSLGRIMVAVLAIGIIGFLLDWLMVTLQKCLSHDKTAAQ is encoded by the coding sequence ATGACCAATCGACTGATTCACTACCTTGAAATGACCGGCTTCACCTGGATGGTGCCGGTGGTGCGCCTGGTGCGCGGCGAGAACCTGCGCGAACAGCTCGGTGAGCTGTTCAACCGGGTCGGTCTGCCGCTGCTGGCGATCGCAATCTTCCTGCTGCTGTGGTCGGCGCTGGCGGCCCAGGTGAAGACCAGCCTGGGCGACTTGCCTGGCCCCGTTCAGGTCTGGGAGCAGGCCGGCAACCTGTATGCCGAGCATCAGGCCGAGCGCGGGCGTGAGCGGGCCTTTCTCGAGCGTCAGGTCGAACGCAACGCCCGGCTACTGGAAGCCGACCCCAACGCTGAAGTGCGCTGGCGCAGCTACACCGGCAAGCCGACCTTTGTCGATCAGATTTTCACCAGTCTGAAGACCGTCTTCGCCGGTTTCGTCCTGGCCAGCCTGATAGCAATCCCGATTGGCGTAGCCTGTGGCCTGAGTCCGCGTCTATATGGGGCGATCAGCCCGCTGGTGCAGGTGCTTAAACCAGTGTCGCCACTGGCCTGGCTGCCGATTGTGACCATGGTGGTCAGCGCCGTGTACGTCTCCGACGACCCCTGGTTCCAACGCTCGTTCGTCACCTCGGCGATCACCGTGATGCTCTGCTCACTATGGCCGACGCTGATTAACACGGCAGTGGCGGTGGCTTCGATCGATCGCGACTGGATCAATGTCGGTCGGGTGATCCGCCTGCCGCTGGCCACCCGGATTTTCAAGATCGCCATTCCCGCGGCTCTGCCGATGATGTTCACCGGTCTGCGGATCTCGCTGGGGATCGGCTGGATGGTCCTGATCGCCGCCGAAATGCTGGCGCAGAACCCGGGCCTGGGCAAGTTCATCTGGGACGAGTTCCAGAACGGCAGCTCCAACTCGCTGGGACGGATCATGGTGGCGGTGCTGGCGATCGGCATCATCGGCTTTCTGCTCGACTGGCTGATGGTCACTCTGCAGAAATGCCTGTCCCACGACAAAACCGCGGCCCAATGA
- a CDS encoding ABC transporter ATP-binding protein codes for MRSFLDLSGVSIDFPVRGGSFRALDRVNLKIAKGEYVSIIGHSGCGKSTVLNIVAGLLQATEGGAILEGREVTQPGPDRAVVFQNHALLPWLTCYQNVELAVKAIFKGRKSRKEMREWIEHNLKLVHMDHAMHKYPAEISGGMKQRVGIARALAMEPTVLLMDEPFGALDALTRAHLQDSVMAIQAELNNTVLMVTHDVDEAVLLSDKIVMMTNGPAAKVGEVLSIDLERPRDRLALASDARYNQYRSEVLRFLYERQRRPDEH; via the coding sequence ATCCGCTCCTTCCTTGACCTGAGCGGAGTATCCATCGACTTCCCGGTACGCGGCGGCAGCTTCCGCGCGCTGGACCGGGTCAACCTGAAAATCGCCAAGGGCGAGTACGTATCGATCATCGGCCACTCCGGCTGCGGCAAATCGACCGTACTGAACATCGTCGCCGGCCTGCTGCAGGCTACCGAGGGTGGCGCCATTCTGGAAGGGCGGGAAGTGACCCAGCCGGGGCCGGACCGGGCGGTGGTGTTCCAGAACCACGCTTTGTTGCCCTGGCTGACCTGCTACCAGAATGTCGAGCTGGCGGTGAAGGCGATCTTCAAGGGACGCAAGAGCCGCAAGGAAATGCGCGAATGGATCGAGCACAACCTTAAGCTGGTGCACATGGACCATGCGATGCACAAATACCCGGCGGAAATCTCCGGGGGCATGAAGCAGCGGGTCGGGATTGCCCGGGCGTTGGCGATGGAGCCTACAGTGCTGCTGATGGATGAGCCGTTCGGCGCGCTCGACGCGCTGACCCGCGCCCACCTGCAGGACTCGGTGATGGCGATCCAGGCCGAGCTGAACAACACCGTGCTGATGGTGACCCACGATGTCGACGAGGCCGTGCTGTTGTCGGACAAGATCGTGATGATGACCAATGGCCCGGCGGCCAAGGTCGGTGAGGTCTTGAGTATCGACCTGGAGCGCCCGCGTGATCGTCTGGCGCTGGCCAGCGATGCCCGCTACAACCAGTACCGCTCCGAAGTGCTGCGCTTTCTCTACGAGCGTCAGCGCCGGCCAGATGAACATTGA